In Chitinivibrionales bacterium, the sequence GGCGTGCTTGAGGCATTCCTCCGCCATGAACGACGGGAAAAATCCTCCCATGATCACCTTAGCGCCCGCCGCCCTGAACCCGTCCCCTATTTCAAACGCGCGTTGCGCCTGCGGCGTGAAGCAGTTGATCGCGACAAGGTCGGTTTTCGCGGAAAAATCCACCGGGTCGCCCGCGTTGTCGTCTATGAGCTCGACCTCGAATTCCGGCGGCGTCAATGACGCGAGGATGGGGATGCCCAGCGACGGCGGCGTGGTGAAATCGCCGAGAAAATATTCGACCAGCCCCTTGTCCAATTCGGGGTTGTTGAGGAGGAACTTTTCGAAGCGGGGATAAATAAAGGTTATTTTCACGTTTTTTCGGCCTTGGAAAATGCGGCGCAATGGTTATTACTGAGCGGTGATAAAAATAACCCATTGCGAGGGGAATTTTAAAGCATTTCCGAAGGTATTAAGACGTCATTTAAAAACAGCGAGATCTGGATTCGCATGTTTTCGCGCCAGGCCGGACTGGAGTGGTGAGCCGGAGCGAATTGCCGGCCGACCCCGCCGGACAAGCGTCGGGGCGGTCCGAGGGCCGCCGCCGTCTTCGGCGGGGCGCCCAGGTCTTCTCTTTTTGTAAACTTCACGGAAACACCCATCTTCCAATCCCCCTTATTTCCGGATTGGGGCGGACGTTCCACGGGCCGCGGTGCCCCGAAATATATTCGTGCACCGAAAGGCCGAGCGCAAGCGGGATGCGGAGCGCGGCGGGAATGCCGGATTCCTCGACGCTTTTCACCTTGACCGGATCAAAATAGGTACCCAGATATTCGATAAGCGTCAGGTTGTTGGCGCCGCCGCCCGAAAGCCAAACGACTTCAGCGGGAATCACCTGCCGGTACTCGCGCTTGAAGAATTCAAACGCGGACCGCGCCGTGAGCGCGGTGAGCGTCGCGAGCCGGTCGAGCGGTGAAAGGGCCGCAACCTGTGGAAGGGAATATAGCGCCGCAAGTTCCTGCAGAAACGCCTGCTTCGGCGCGGGGCGGGAAAACCATTCGTGCGCCATGAGCGCGCCCAGGCACGCGCTGTCCACCTTGCCCTTTGCCGCGAACGAGCCGTCGCGGTCGAACCCGTCCTGGCAGCCGGCCTCGCGCGCGGCCAGGTTGATGAGGCAGGTGCCGGGCCCGATGTCGCTGTCGAGCACGATGGCCATTGCCTGGTTGTCAACCACGGCCATGTGCGCGACGAGCCCGATGTTGAGGTAAAGGGAAACAGGCTCGGCGTGCTTGGCGATTTTCGCGTTGCCCGGAAACAGCGGCAGCCCGCCGTCGGCGCCGGCCAGGATGCCGTGCCTGCCGAACCCGGTGATGACCGGGACCTTCAGGGCAGAGGCAAGCAGCTGCGCGTCGCCGAGCGTGACGTCCCAGACGCGCGCCTGGTCCCCGTCGCCCGCCGGCCCCCTGAAGAGCGTGCAGGGGTTCATCACGACGAAGTGCGGCTGGCGCATTGACTTATGCGCATGCGACAGCGCGGTCCGGGCGCATTCGAGGAACAGGTACGACAGCCGCTGGTCGAGCCACGCAAGCCGGTCGAGCCCTATTGCGGCCGCGGGATTGAGCGCAAGCGTTTCCACGAGCTGTTCAACGGGGTCAGGATACGGAAGAATCGCATGGGCAACGGACTCCCACGCGTCCCCCTCGGCGCAGAAATAGATGCACTGGATCCCGCTCTGCGGCCCGCCCGCGGAAACGACGAGAATGCGCCTTTTTTTTGTTTTTTTTAAAGCGGAAAAAAAATTCATGGATCATGCCCCGCGTGTGATGAATTATAAATAATAAATGTGGGCGGAGGGAGCAACAAGCAACGGAGATTTGAACGGCCGGTATTCGAAATCCTGTAACATATGCTCGGGCGGGACTGCCTAATAGAATGCCTCCAAGAAATGTAATAAATATGTATGGAAAGAGTCGGGTGAAATCAATTATACTTAATCCGTTATTTTCCACCCCCCAATAAAAGGAATGCACCGATGCCGGACATTTTTCGTTACACCGATTACCGCAAATTCCTCAGGGACGCGATCAAGGCGATGCGGAAAAAAGACCCGTCGCTTTCGTTCCGCGCCCTTGCAAAGCACATCGGCCTGCTCGCGCCCAGCCACATTTTTCTCGTGCTCCAGGCCAAGCGAAACCTCGGCGACCTCCTGGTGCTTAAGCTGTCCGCCTTTTTAAAGCTCAAGCGCAGGGAAATGTTTTACCTCGAGCACATGACGCATTACAACCAGGCGAAAACAAAATTAGAAAAGGATGAGTATTATCGGCGCATGGTTGCGATGAATAGCCGATTGAAGAAAAGAAAATAAAAAATTAATAAAATGGGCGTTCCCCCGGCGTGTAGGGGCGGGTTCGCGAACAGCCCCTACGCAACGGGGGAACGCCCTGAATCTTTAATAAAAAAGCCTGCATTAAAATCAAAAACGCCGTCGAGCGTCAAACACCCGCCGGCGTTCTCATTTTCAAACAAAAACCCTTTTTATTTCTTCGGCATG encodes:
- a CDS encoding anhydro-N-acetylmuramic acid kinase codes for the protein MNFFSALKKTKKRRILVVSAGGPQSGIQCIYFCAEGDAWESVAHAILPYPDPVEQLVETLALNPAAAIGLDRLAWLDQRLSYLFLECARTALSHAHKSMRQPHFVVMNPCTLFRGPAGDGDQARVWDVTLGDAQLLASALKVPVITGFGRHGILAGADGGLPLFPGNAKIAKHAEPVSLYLNIGLVAHMAVVDNQAMAIVLDSDIGPGTCLINLAAREAGCQDGFDRDGSFAAKGKVDSACLGALMAHEWFSRPAPKQAFLQELAALYSLPQVAALSPLDRLATLTALTARSAFEFFKREYRQVIPAEVVWLSGGGANNLTLIEYLGTYFDPVKVKSVEESGIPAALRIPLALGLSVHEYISGHRGPWNVRPNPEIRGIGRWVFP
- a CDS encoding TIGR02147 family protein, which produces MPDIFRYTDYRKFLRDAIKAMRKKDPSLSFRALAKHIGLLAPSHIFLVLQAKRNLGDLLVLKLSAFLKLKRREMFYLEHMTHYNQAKTKLEKDEYYRRMVAMNSRLKKRK